From the Bdellovibrio reynosensis genome, one window contains:
- a CDS encoding fibronectin type III domain-containing protein has protein sequence MKIVVSLFAFAMTLALTAPAMAEEGGHGGGGHGDLSAQMNALFPQPMSNPDKRKVPAVVELTGPAYNEAVTGGKAALAWKANPDANEYHVQVATDPNFKWLVANEYHVTDAKFEVSGLEAGKNYFWRVAPVRSGNWSTFRKGFFATSMFTAK, from the coding sequence ATGAAGATCGTCGTATCCCTATTCGCATTTGCTATGACTTTAGCTTTAACTGCACCTGCTATGGCTGAAGAAGGTGGCCACGGTGGTGGCGGTCACGGTGATCTTTCAGCTCAAATGAATGCGCTTTTTCCACAGCCTATGAGCAATCCTGATAAACGCAAAGTTCCTGCTGTGGTTGAACTTACAGGCCCTGCTTACAATGAAGCAGTTACGGGCGGAAAAGCAGCTTTAGCTTGGAAAGCAAATCCAGATGCTAACGAATACCACGTACAAGTGGCGACTGATCCAAACTTTAAATGGTTGGTTGCGAATGAATACCACGTGACTGATGCTAAGTTTGAAGTTTCTGGCTTAGAAGCTGGTAAAAACTATTTCTGGAGAGTCGCTCCTGTAAGATCAGGCAACTGGTCTACTTTCCGCAAAGGTTTCTTTGCGACTTCAATGTTCACTGCGAAGTAA
- a CDS encoding four-helix bundle copper-binding protein — MPITQIQDSDISRCINLCLSCERSCLETFNYCVEQKGTAFSGKHLSLLQFCADSCHLSAKLLMADVNHFHQACELTFELCSSTAAECERYEGDDIFVRCAEICRETQELCRRLAGMTVRVPFQEIPRTQTSTQASH, encoded by the coding sequence ATGCCTATCACCCAAATACAGGACAGTGACATCTCACGATGTATTAATCTTTGCCTAAGCTGCGAACGCAGCTGCCTTGAAACATTTAATTATTGTGTGGAACAAAAGGGGACCGCCTTTTCAGGCAAACATCTTTCCTTACTGCAGTTCTGTGCGGATTCCTGTCACTTATCTGCAAAGCTTTTGATGGCCGATGTAAATCATTTCCATCAAGCGTGCGAACTTACTTTCGAACTTTGCTCTTCAACTGCAGCTGAATGCGAACGCTATGAGGGTGATGATATATTCGTTCGCTGCGCAGAAATCTGCAGAGAAACTCAAGAGCTGTGCCGAAGATTAGCAGGCATGACAGTTCGAGTGCCTTTCCAAGAAATTCCCCGCACTCAAACTTCGACGCAGGCTTCTCACTAA
- a CDS encoding OsmC family protein — MLNFPMKFSVKSAAQPGIHVNWQTSTISTDQALPSAVPVQFGGLGRAFSPEDFYALSISNCLIGTFKVYAEKSSLQFEEITCDCTLDVDRNEQGVPWMSKVDINVQLYHPSSKEKAEALIKKTIRESMVLNSIKTETNVHFEIIQ, encoded by the coding sequence TTTCCGTGAAAAGTGCTGCTCAACCAGGGATCCATGTTAATTGGCAAACATCCACCATCTCTACGGATCAAGCGTTACCCAGTGCAGTGCCCGTGCAATTCGGTGGATTAGGCAGGGCATTCTCGCCTGAGGATTTTTACGCTCTTTCGATTTCAAACTGCCTAATTGGAACATTTAAGGTGTACGCAGAAAAATCCTCTCTGCAGTTTGAAGAAATCACCTGCGATTGCACTTTAGATGTCGATCGTAATGAACAAGGTGTGCCGTGGATGTCAAAAGTAGATATCAACGTACAGCTGTATCATCCAAGTTCTAAAGAAAAAGCAGAGGCATTGATCAAAAAGACGATCAGGGAATCTATGGTTTTAAATTCAATTAAAACTGAAACAAATGTGCACTTTGAAATTATACAGTAA